A portion of the Drosophila innubila isolate TH190305 chromosome 3L unlocalized genomic scaffold, UK_Dinn_1.0 0_D_3L, whole genome shotgun sequence genome contains these proteins:
- the LOC117787756 gene encoding uncharacterized protein LOC117787756, which translates to MKKVNNKMNVGRHKLDGCKFLSSFYGSNIFGKFFNRIQSASNLPKKCPIPGNELFEIRNYTILDTEYPPVLPALSHQLLLQIETDDKIIADIVIAGAVTY; encoded by the exons ATGAAAAaggttaacaacaaaatgaatgtAGGACGCCATAAGCTCGATGGGTGCAAGTTTCTGAGCTCTTTTTATGGCAGCAACATTTTTGGCAAGTTTTTTAACCGCATTCAAAGTGCCAGCAATTTACCCAAAAAATGTCCCATTCCAGGC AACGAACTCTTTGAGATACGTAACTATACAATTTTAGATACTGAATATCCCCCCGTGCTTCCCGCATTGTCCCATCAACTATTACTTCAAATTGAAACGGATGATAAAATAATTGCAGATATTGTTATTGCGGGCGCAGTcacatattga